In Psychrobacter sp. P11G3, a single genomic region encodes these proteins:
- a CDS encoding PilZ domain-containing protein, whose protein sequence is MAMPGRGGILTCHYESIEMLYASYLSFVSNGALFVPSDKAQQLGDEVFIAITLPNSSERLPMNGKVVWINSKSQGSRPAGFAVQIGSDVSGQRIKNEVERLLAGKIDSLQSTYTM, encoded by the coding sequence ATGGCAATGCCAGGACGTGGCGGGATTTTGACCTGTCATTATGAAAGTATCGAAATGTTATATGCCAGCTATTTATCATTTGTCAGTAATGGCGCTTTGTTTGTACCGTCTGACAAAGCTCAGCAATTGGGTGATGAAGTGTTTATCGCTATCACGCTACCCAACTCTAGTGAACGCCTACCAATGAATGGTAAGGTTGTTTGGATTAACTCTAAGAGTCAAGGCAGTCGCCCAGCAGGGTTTGCTGTGCAAATTGGTAGTGACGTCTCTGGTCAAAGAATTAAGAATGAGGTTGAGCGCCTACTCGCGGGAAAAATCGATAGCTTGCAATCGACTTATACTATGTAG
- a CDS encoding acetyl-CoA C-acetyltransferase, producing MSNKNNHPDSPVVESTVVKATDTKSDTAKKETAAKNTSTKDTSAKDTASKKAGDEKVETTVAKKPAPAKKASTTKPASNLNRVAILGGNRIPFARSNGSYADVSNTDMLTAALDGLVERYNLQGETVGEVVSGAVMKLSRDINLTREATLNTALNPHTPTYDISQACGTGLQATFASANKIALGLIDSAITGGVDTTSDAPIAVGDGLRKVLIKLGAAKDNKQRLKALMGLNPKDLIDSPQNGEPRTGLSMGDHQAITTLEWNISREAQDELAFNSHQNLARAYDEGFFDDLITPYKGLTRDNNLRPDTTLEKLGKLKPVFGRKNANPTMTAANSTPLTDGASCVLLGTDEWAKEHGLKPLAYIVHQETAAVDFIGKSGTTEGLLMAPAYAVPRMLERAGLTLQDFDFYEIHEAFASQVLSTLAAWEDEKFCEERLGLDAPLGSIDRSKLNVNGSSLAAGHPFAATGGRILATAAKLLDQKGSGRALISICAAGGQGVTCILEK from the coding sequence ATGAGTAATAAAAACAATCATCCAGATAGCCCTGTTGTTGAAAGTACAGTTGTTAAAGCAACGGATACAAAATCAGATACAGCAAAAAAAGAAACTGCTGCAAAAAACACCTCGACTAAAGACACTAGCGCTAAAGATACTGCTAGCAAAAAAGCGGGCGATGAAAAAGTAGAAACCACTGTTGCCAAAAAACCTGCTCCAGCTAAAAAAGCCAGCACAACCAAACCAGCTTCAAACCTAAACCGTGTTGCGATCTTAGGTGGTAACCGTATTCCATTCGCGCGCTCAAATGGATCATACGCTGATGTTAGCAACACAGACATGCTAACCGCTGCATTGGACGGTTTGGTTGAGCGTTATAACCTGCAAGGCGAAACCGTAGGTGAAGTGGTATCTGGCGCAGTCATGAAACTTAGCCGTGATATCAACCTTACTCGTGAAGCCACATTGAATACCGCGCTAAACCCACATACACCAACTTATGATATCTCACAAGCTTGCGGTACTGGCTTGCAGGCGACATTTGCTTCTGCCAACAAGATTGCACTTGGTTTGATCGATTCGGCGATTACTGGCGGTGTAGATACTACCTCTGATGCTCCTATCGCTGTCGGCGATGGCTTACGTAAAGTACTGATCAAACTTGGTGCGGCAAAAGACAACAAACAACGTCTAAAAGCGTTAATGGGTCTAAATCCAAAAGACTTAATCGATTCACCGCAAAACGGTGAGCCACGCACTGGCCTATCAATGGGCGATCATCAAGCGATTACTACGCTTGAGTGGAATATCAGCCGTGAAGCGCAGGATGAGCTTGCATTTAACAGCCATCAAAACCTAGCACGCGCTTATGACGAAGGTTTCTTTGACGACTTAATCACGCCGTACAAAGGCCTGACTCGTGATAACAACTTGCGTCCAGATACTACATTAGAAAAATTGGGTAAATTAAAGCCAGTATTTGGTAGAAAAAATGCCAATCCAACGATGACAGCTGCCAACTCTACGCCGCTTACTGACGGTGCTTCTTGTGTACTACTAGGTACTGATGAGTGGGCAAAAGAGCACGGCCTAAAACCACTTGCTTATATCGTCCATCAAGAAACCGCAGCGGTAGACTTCATCGGTAAATCTGGCACCACAGAAGGTTTACTAATGGCACCAGCTTATGCGGTACCACGTATGCTTGAGCGCGCTGGTCTGACTCTACAAGACTTTGACTTTTACGAGATTCATGAAGCCTTCGCTTCACAAGTACTATCAACCTTAGCTGCTTGGGAAGATGAGAAATTCTGTGAAGAGCGCCTAGGCTTAGATGCACCGCTAGGTTCTATTGATCGTAGCAAGCTAAACGTAAACGGTTCATCACTAGCGGCAGGTCATCCATTTGCGGCAACTGGCGGCCGTATTCTAGCTACTGCTGCTAAATTATTGGATCAAAAAGGTTCAGGCCGTGCACTTATCTCTATCTGCGCAGCAGGTGGTCAAGGCGTGACTTGTATCCTAGAAAAATAA
- a CDS encoding 3-oxoacyl-ACP reductase, translating into MSDRYGDFVQSSIGKKVAKNLGLPMPTTLDRFESGERLVRGSVLVGRATGDDKSVSESVARILSDVHAEVYVNSSDDIKDALADAGVEAKANTGGDDQFKVLLFDASNISNAEQLKELYEFFHTVARRVEKSGRVVVVGRTPENITDIESAMAQRSLEGFVKSVGKEFKRGITAQLIYVEEGAEQNLDSTLRFFTSARSAYVSGQVVRVSKGSSVDVDWNQPLGGKTMLVTGASRGIGEAIARVLAREGAHVICLDVPQQQADLQKVASEISGSALTVDITSEDAGAEIADAAQKRGGLDSIIHNAGVTRDKTLAKMDEKKWNMVIDINLGSIARLNRYLLDNDVLKENARIVCVSSISGIAGNMGQTNYATSKAGVIGLVNATAKQLEDNAKGMTINAVAPGFIETQMTEAIPFAIREAGRRMNSMSQGGLPVDVAETIAWFASPASGGLNGNTIRVCGQSLLGA; encoded by the coding sequence ATGTCAGACCGTTACGGTGATTTTGTTCAATCTTCTATTGGCAAAAAAGTAGCAAAAAACTTAGGTTTGCCGATGCCAACGACGCTTGATCGTTTCGAAAGCGGTGAGCGTTTGGTGCGTGGTAGTGTATTGGTTGGCCGTGCTACTGGTGATGACAAGAGTGTCAGTGAGTCGGTTGCCCGTATCCTGTCAGACGTCCATGCCGAAGTATATGTAAATAGTAGCGATGATATCAAAGACGCACTTGCTGATGCAGGCGTTGAGGCAAAAGCCAACACGGGCGGCGATGATCAATTCAAAGTACTGCTTTTTGATGCCAGTAATATCAGCAATGCTGAACAGCTAAAAGAGCTTTATGAGTTTTTCCATACAGTTGCACGCCGCGTAGAAAAATCAGGCCGTGTGGTTGTGGTTGGCCGTACGCCAGAAAACATCACTGATATTGAATCAGCAATGGCTCAACGCTCGCTTGAGGGTTTTGTGAAATCAGTGGGCAAAGAGTTTAAGCGCGGTATCACAGCGCAGCTGATTTATGTTGAAGAAGGCGCAGAGCAAAACCTAGATTCAACCTTACGCTTTTTTACCTCAGCTCGTTCAGCTTACGTATCAGGACAAGTAGTACGTGTCAGTAAAGGCAGCTCAGTCGATGTTGACTGGAACCAGCCTTTGGGCGGCAAGACTATGCTGGTGACTGGCGCAAGTCGCGGTATTGGCGAAGCTATCGCTCGGGTATTGGCTCGTGAAGGGGCGCATGTTATCTGTCTAGATGTACCGCAGCAGCAAGCTGACCTACAAAAAGTTGCTAGCGAAATCAGTGGTTCTGCTTTGACGGTAGATATCACTAGTGAAGACGCTGGTGCAGAAATCGCTGACGCTGCCCAGAAACGTGGTGGCCTAGATTCAATCATCCATAATGCTGGCGTGACTCGTGATAAGACGTTGGCTAAGATGGATGAGAAAAAGTGGAACATGGTCATCGATATCAACTTAGGCAGTATCGCTAGATTGAACCGCTACTTGTTAGATAACGATGTATTGAAAGAAAACGCACGTATCGTATGTGTATCATCAATTTCAGGTATCGCGGGCAACATGGGTCAGACCAACTATGCCACTTCTAAAGCTGGTGTGATTGGTTTGGTTAACGCAACTGCCAAGCAATTAGAAGACAATGCTAAAGGCATGACGATTAATGCAGTCGCTCCTGGTTTCATCGAAACCCAAATGACAGAAGCCATTCCATTTGCTATTCGTGAAGCTGGTCGCCGCATGAACTCAATGAGCCAAGGCGGCCTGCCAGTAGATGTGGCTGAGACTATCGCATGGTTCGCGTCACCTGCGTCTGGCGGTCTAAATGGCAACACGATTCGCGTCTGTGGTCAAAGCTTACTTGGTGCATAA
- the lpxK gene encoding tetraacyldisaccharide 4'-kinase produces the protein MSIETTVTRAWQRQAVWLWLLLPVSWLYGFITFLRRQAYKAGLLSSYRAPIPVMVIGNISVGGSGKTPLIIALVNYLQKKGIKVGVISRGYGGDTSQMPALVSATSLPHIVGDEPCLIAHMTGAAMAVCPNRQQAIATLLKAEPNLQLIIADDGLQHYALQRDIEWIVVDAARGFGNKQLLPTGFLREPMSRLEGANVIYHEKPSTDLTLTSRSGNKIQSTVRLTMHLQPAELQRLWDPTSSAAQLNSVKPTNNSRVHAVSGIGYPQRFFDTLESIGFEVIEHPYPDHYDFSLAELLQYGDYPIIVTSKDAVKISALLADYTATQALNDEYLELVSRLWVLPVTAVLSENSYHNLDAQLKALGIRIDHDMNTSVPS, from the coding sequence ATGAGTATTGAGACGACAGTCACCCGCGCATGGCAACGTCAAGCTGTTTGGTTGTGGTTGTTGCTGCCTGTCAGTTGGTTATACGGTTTCATCACCTTCTTGCGTCGTCAAGCTTATAAGGCCGGCCTGTTATCAAGCTATCGAGCACCTATTCCCGTGATGGTCATTGGTAATATCAGTGTGGGCGGTAGTGGTAAGACGCCGCTGATTATTGCTCTGGTCAACTACTTACAAAAAAAAGGCATAAAAGTAGGGGTGATCAGTCGCGGGTATGGCGGTGATACGAGTCAAATGCCAGCATTGGTTAGTGCTACTAGCTTACCCCATATAGTCGGGGATGAGCCGTGTTTGATTGCTCATATGACAGGCGCTGCTATGGCAGTGTGTCCCAATCGCCAGCAAGCGATTGCCACTCTATTAAAGGCAGAGCCTAATTTGCAATTGATTATTGCAGATGATGGTTTGCAGCATTATGCACTGCAGCGTGATATCGAATGGATTGTGGTAGATGCCGCCCGTGGGTTTGGCAACAAGCAGCTACTACCAACAGGTTTTTTGCGTGAGCCGATGTCACGATTAGAGGGTGCAAATGTTATTTACCATGAAAAACCAAGTACAGATTTAACTCTGACTTCTAGAAGTGGTAATAAGATACAGTCTACTGTTCGTTTGACCATGCATTTGCAACCAGCTGAGTTACAGCGCCTATGGGATCCTACATCGAGCGCAGCACAACTAAATAGTGTGAAGCCTACTAATAACAGCCGCGTCCATGCTGTCAGTGGTATCGGCTATCCGCAGCGGTTTTTTGATACCTTAGAGTCCATTGGCTTTGAGGTCATAGAGCATCCTTACCCTGACCATTACGATTTTAGTTTGGCTGAGCTTTTACAGTATGGTGATTATCCTATCATCGTAACCAGTAAAGATGCGGTAAAAATCAGCGCATTATTGGCAGACTATACAGCGACACAAGCACTCAATGATGAATATTTAGAACTTGTCAGTAGACTATGGGTGTTGCCAGTGACGGCTGTATTATCAGAGAATAGTTATCATAATCTAGATGCGCAGCTAAAGGCGCTAGGGATTCGTATCGACCATGATATGAACACGTCAGTCCCATCATAA
- the msbA gene encoding lipid A export permease/ATP-binding protein MsbA yields MSQAYLPDSKKSSAKNASAVSPVTPKSKTLLRLLRYLKPYWWALLLTALGFAINAGTEIWTAKLLQYITDAINQNDRSKQTLFPLLIILLFFVRGVGSFLGNYYSALVSRNLVYELRVEVFNKLLRLPSSFYLANPAGTISSKLIFDVEQVTAASTDSMKTLLRDGLTVVALIGFLFYSNWRLTLILFVVLPPILWLVRIASKRYLKLSKGIQETMGNVSHITNEVIGGYQVVKNYGGQSYESARFDKTSKKNLRQGMKVVVTNSINTPAVQLLMAIAMAVVVWLALRPEVIDDISAGEFISYIAAAGLLSKPVRSLTDINQKLQKGLAAGESIFALLDEPEEEDTGTISKALSGQMSLDNISLVYPDSTVALRDFTLNIKAGETVALVGRSGAGKSSLVNLLTRTLETSSGQITLDGMPIEDIKLESLRAQIAMVNQQVVLFNTTVFNNIAYGSLADKTQAEVEQAAKDAFAHDFIMKMPNGYQSEIGAEGLQLSGGQRQRLSIARALLKDAPILILDEATSALDNESEYYIQQALDNVMKDRTTLVIAHRLTTIESADRIAVMDGGQIVELGTHHELMQLQGHYAQMYARDFE; encoded by the coding sequence ATGAGCCAAGCTTATTTACCTGACTCTAAAAAATCTTCTGCTAAAAATGCATCGGCAGTATCGCCCGTTACGCCTAAGAGTAAGACACTATTACGCTTATTAAGGTATTTAAAGCCTTACTGGTGGGCATTGCTATTGACGGCGTTAGGTTTTGCGATTAATGCAGGGACAGAGATTTGGACTGCTAAGCTTTTGCAATATATTACTGATGCTATCAATCAGAATGATCGAAGCAAACAAACCTTATTTCCGCTATTGATTATATTGCTATTCTTTGTGCGCGGGGTTGGTAGTTTTTTGGGTAACTATTACTCTGCATTGGTCTCACGCAACTTAGTCTATGAGCTACGTGTAGAAGTTTTCAACAAATTACTGCGCTTGCCTAGTTCATTTTATTTGGCCAATCCAGCCGGTACGATTTCATCGAAGTTGATATTTGATGTTGAACAGGTCACGGCAGCCAGTACAGACTCAATGAAGACTTTGCTGCGTGATGGTTTGACCGTTGTCGCGTTGATTGGTTTTTTGTTCTATAGCAATTGGCGTCTAACGCTTATTTTATTTGTGGTATTACCACCAATACTATGGCTGGTGCGCATTGCGTCAAAGCGCTATCTTAAGCTCTCAAAAGGTATCCAAGAAACGATGGGTAATGTCAGTCACATTACCAATGAAGTCATCGGCGGCTATCAAGTGGTCAAAAATTACGGTGGTCAATCATACGAGTCAGCACGTTTTGACAAAACATCGAAGAAAAACCTACGCCAAGGTATGAAGGTGGTTGTTACCAATAGTATTAATACGCCAGCCGTACAGCTGTTGATGGCGATTGCGATGGCCGTTGTCGTCTGGCTTGCGTTGCGACCTGAAGTAATAGATGATATTTCAGCAGGTGAGTTCATCTCTTACATTGCAGCAGCAGGTTTATTAAGTAAGCCCGTACGTTCGCTGACTGATATTAATCAGAAGCTGCAAAAAGGTCTGGCTGCTGGTGAGTCGATTTTTGCACTACTTGATGAGCCAGAAGAAGAAGACACAGGCACAATCAGTAAAGCGCTATCAGGGCAAATGTCGTTAGACAATATCAGCTTGGTATATCCAGATTCGACGGTGGCTCTACGTGACTTTACCTTGAATATTAAAGCAGGTGAGACAGTTGCATTAGTAGGGCGAAGTGGTGCGGGCAAGTCCTCACTAGTCAATTTATTAACACGTACTCTAGAGACGTCTTCAGGGCAAATCACATTAGACGGTATGCCTATTGAAGACATTAAGTTAGAGAGTTTGCGTGCCCAGATTGCAATGGTGAACCAACAAGTAGTATTGTTTAATACTACCGTATTTAATAATATTGCTTACGGTAGCCTAGCTGACAAGACTCAAGCTGAGGTTGAACAAGCCGCAAAAGATGCCTTCGCTCATGACTTTATTATGAAAATGCCAAACGGCTATCAAAGCGAAATTGGTGCTGAAGGGTTGCAACTATCTGGTGGTCAGCGTCAGCGTTTATCTATTGCTCGCGCATTACTAAAGGATGCACCGATTCTAATTTTAGACGAAGCCACCAGCGCGCTGGATAATGAGTCTGAGTATTATATCCAGCAAGCGCTCGATAATGTGATGAAAGACCGTACTACATTGGTTATTGCCCATCGATTGACGACTATCGAGTCAGCGGATCGTATTGCTGTGATGGATGGCGGTCAGATTGTTGAGTTAGGAACGCATCATGAGTTAATGCAGCTGCAAGGCCACTATGCGCAAATGTATGCTCGAGATTTTGAGTAG
- a CDS encoding DNA polymerase III subunit delta', with protein sequence MNNLTGNMDALDNTDRIYFAPLLPWQKVLWLQLTERVLKQQSLPHALLAAGMQGMGKRAFVWRLVAWLLCRERGAHPLGACEVCESCQWLKSGTHPSLQVLPLVIMPISAESDTLQEKLSSTKDKKGAKATSNSAFKIKVDDIRALQPFIYQGGQGMRICVLDHAEKMTVAAANALLKTLEEPQAQVHLFLISDTPAQLLPTIKSRVQQLALQTIEPTVAVDYVTQALGHTINREAVSNAAIEQLIQLANGAPLAAIALAQAPWYSKRSLWLTTWQALRSGKRSGVAASDYWQGQLNIKEFIQLSELMFLDIRRVCLGLSELQKDVNLSTILATYQPTDSGLEAFANSVQQTKIALQQNVQEKFAYDKLMQELASL encoded by the coding sequence ATGAATAATTTGACAGGAAATATGGACGCACTAGATAACACAGACCGTATATATTTTGCGCCACTACTGCCATGGCAAAAAGTACTGTGGTTACAGTTGACCGAGCGCGTACTTAAGCAGCAGTCTTTGCCGCATGCATTGCTCGCTGCTGGTATGCAAGGTATGGGTAAACGCGCCTTTGTATGGCGATTGGTCGCTTGGCTATTATGCCGTGAGCGTGGCGCACACCCATTAGGTGCTTGCGAAGTATGTGAGAGTTGTCAGTGGCTCAAGTCGGGAACTCATCCGAGCTTGCAAGTATTACCACTCGTTATTATGCCTATCAGTGCCGAAAGCGATACGCTTCAAGAAAAATTAAGTAGTACAAAAGATAAAAAAGGCGCTAAAGCTACTAGCAATAGTGCTTTTAAAATCAAAGTAGATGATATTCGTGCTTTGCAGCCTTTTATTTATCAAGGCGGACAGGGAATGCGCATCTGTGTATTAGATCACGCTGAGAAAATGACGGTGGCCGCTGCTAATGCGCTGCTTAAGACATTGGAAGAACCACAAGCGCAGGTGCATCTATTTTTGATTAGTGATACGCCTGCTCAGCTATTACCAACGATTAAGAGTCGTGTTCAACAGTTGGCACTACAGACAATTGAGCCGACTGTTGCTGTCGATTATGTGACGCAGGCGCTAGGTCATACGATTAACCGCGAAGCCGTTAGTAACGCTGCGATTGAGCAATTGATACAATTAGCCAATGGTGCGCCGTTAGCTGCTATAGCTTTGGCGCAAGCACCATGGTATAGCAAGCGCAGCTTATGGCTGACCACGTGGCAGGCATTACGTAGTGGTAAACGTAGTGGTGTGGCGGCAAGTGATTATTGGCAAGGTCAGCTTAATATTAAAGAGTTTATACAGCTGTCTGAGCTGATGTTCCTTGATATACGCCGTGTCTGTTTGGGGCTGAGTGAACTACAAAAGGATGTCAATCTATCAACGATATTGGCTACTTATCAACCTACTGATAGCGGGTTAGAGGCATTTGCTAACAGCGTGCAGCAGACCAAAATTGCGCTGCAACAAAATGTGCAAGAAAAATTTGCCTATGATAAGCTAATGCAAGAGTTGGCAAGCTTATAG
- the ppk2 gene encoding polyphosphate kinase 2 produces MGKTKILLRKIRQVICGSEKLVMTEPLATADFQSLTTEEDIERYHQEQAILTERIEKDILDDDLRRKMHQDLIDTYDEELENEIDDYARDFRFNGREMSEQEKLDRRTYFQELVRLQRELIKLQDWVVDRGERIVVIFEGRDSAGKGGAIKRITQRLNPRVCRVAALPAPTEREQTQWYFQRYVAHLPAAGEIVLFDRSWYNRGGVERVMGFCTDAQYEEFFQSVPEFERMLVRSGIRLVKYWFSITDDEQHARFMSRIYDPLKQWKLSPMDLQSRRRWEDYTKAKETMFERTHIPEAPWWVVEGNNKKRARLNCIAHLLDQIPYKEVPRDEIELPNRKRDDEYYREPIPDDMYVPPRY; encoded by the coding sequence ATGGGTAAGACAAAAATTTTATTAAGAAAAATAAGGCAAGTCATTTGTGGCTCTGAAAAACTGGTGATGACAGAACCGCTTGCAACCGCTGATTTTCAATCTCTAACGACTGAGGAGGATATAGAGCGGTACCATCAGGAACAAGCCATTCTTACTGAACGCATCGAAAAAGACATTCTTGATGATGATTTACGTCGAAAAATGCACCAAGACTTAATCGATACATATGATGAAGAACTAGAAAATGAAATAGATGACTATGCACGTGACTTTCGTTTTAACGGACGTGAGATGAGCGAGCAAGAAAAACTGGATCGACGCACCTACTTTCAAGAGTTGGTACGACTACAGCGAGAACTGATAAAACTACAAGATTGGGTCGTTGATCGCGGTGAGCGTATTGTCGTTATCTTTGAAGGGCGGGATTCTGCTGGTAAAGGTGGCGCCATTAAACGCATTACCCAACGATTGAACCCACGCGTGTGCAGGGTAGCTGCCCTGCCGGCTCCCACTGAGCGCGAGCAAACGCAGTGGTACTTTCAACGTTACGTGGCCCACTTGCCTGCAGCAGGCGAAATCGTATTGTTTGACCGTAGTTGGTACAACCGCGGAGGCGTTGAGCGTGTCATGGGGTTTTGTACTGACGCGCAATATGAGGAATTTTTTCAATCAGTACCAGAGTTTGAGCGTATGCTCGTACGCTCAGGCATTCGCTTAGTAAAATACTGGTTTTCTATCACTGATGATGAGCAACATGCACGATTTATGAGCCGAATATATGATCCGCTTAAGCAGTGGAAACTTTCACCAATGGACCTACAGTCGCGTCGACGCTGGGAAGATTACACCAAAGCAAAAGAAACCATGTTTGAGCGCACTCATATTCCTGAAGCACCCTGGTGGGTTGTCGAAGGCAATAATAAAAAACGTGCTAGGCTGAACTGTATTGCCCATTTGCTCGACCAAATCCCTTACAAAGAAGTGCCTCGTGACGAAATTGAGTTACCCAATCGCAAACGCGATGATGAGTACTACCGCGAACCTATTCCCGATGATATGTATGTGCCGCCTCGTTATTAA
- a CDS encoding ExbD/TolR family protein has translation MRFRKPTVEPLEINLTPMIDCLLFLIVFLLLATSFNHFSRLNIILPEAEGVALTEQNNSIEVAVQEDGSYLVNGITLASSNEAELTSMLQQEAGSNRDMLFVIAADANATHQSVVRVMDIAGKLGFLNLNISTVVPLGQTLPQ, from the coding sequence ATGCGTTTTAGAAAACCAACGGTTGAACCGCTTGAAATTAATCTAACACCGATGATTGATTGTTTACTGTTTTTGATTGTGTTTTTATTACTTGCCACCTCATTCAATCACTTCAGTCGTTTAAATATTATCCTTCCTGAAGCGGAAGGTGTTGCACTGACAGAACAAAACAACAGTATCGAAGTAGCTGTGCAAGAAGATGGTAGCTATTTGGTCAATGGCATTACACTTGCTAGTAGCAATGAGGCTGAACTGACCAGTATGTTGCAGCAAGAGGCGGGCAGCAACCGCGATATGCTATTTGTCATTGCAGCGGATGCCAATGCGACTCATCAGTCTGTGGTGCGAGTGATGGATATCGCTGGAAAGCTCGGATTTTTGAATTTAAATATCAGTACAGTGGTACCACTTGGCCAAACGCTGCCGCAATAA
- the kdsB gene encoding 3-deoxy-manno-octulosonate cytidylyltransferase encodes MSFATTPAKTHIVIPARFKSTRLPGKPLLTIHGKPMILWVAEKAQTASFANDMCIATDDEQIAKVCTDAGFDVVMTSSEHASGTDRLAEVAAIKGWAEHDIVVNMQGDEPLVPPLLLEQVQALLVADENSVMATLCEPIDDYDTFQRPSVVKVVSQSANNLQRALYFSRAPIPCDRDVVLADNNQMHPPKNAYRHLGLYAYRVSLLQQFVDWPQTPLEILESLEQLRVLENGQHIAIAEAACQLPAGVDTQEDLDRLNAMSLDNF; translated from the coding sequence ATGTCGTTCGCCACCACGCCCGCCAAGACCCATATCGTGATTCCTGCACGTTTTAAAAGCACGCGCTTACCTGGTAAGCCATTGCTAACTATTCATGGTAAGCCGATGATACTTTGGGTAGCAGAAAAAGCGCAGACAGCAAGTTTTGCTAATGACATGTGTATAGCGACTGATGATGAGCAAATTGCAAAAGTTTGCACCGATGCAGGTTTTGATGTGGTTATGACCAGTAGTGAGCATGCTTCAGGGACGGATCGCTTGGCAGAGGTAGCAGCTATCAAAGGTTGGGCTGAGCATGATATTGTGGTGAACATGCAAGGCGATGAGCCCCTTGTACCGCCATTACTTTTAGAGCAAGTACAGGCGCTTTTGGTAGCAGATGAGAATAGCGTGATGGCCACACTCTGTGAGCCTATCGATGACTATGATACGTTCCAGCGGCCATCGGTAGTAAAAGTAGTCAGCCAATCTGCTAATAACTTACAGCGTGCGCTTTACTTTAGCCGCGCACCGATCCCTTGTGATCGTGATGTTGTATTAGCTGATAATAATCAGATGCACCCACCAAAGAACGCCTATCGCCATTTGGGTTTATACGCTTATCGTGTCAGTCTATTACAGCAGTTCGTAGACTGGCCACAAACGCCACTTGAGATACTTGAAAGCTTAGAGCAATTACGTGTTTTAGAAAACGGTCAGCATATCGCCATCGCAGAAGCTGCCTGTCAGCTACCAGCTGGCGTCGACACACAAGAAGATCTAGATCGTCTAAACGCGATGAGCTTAGATAACTTTTAG
- a CDS encoding MotA/TolQ/ExbB proton channel family protein, giving the protein MWELVKAGGWLMTPIVVCSILALVIIIERSHTLQFNKVAPSRLREQLITRLRENGDIGRTQLMNVKEKTALGDILATGLLYRQYGLESMAMHMQNRASVQVHQLEKNINMLGTIGAIAPLLGLLGTVLGIISSFLAITDGAMQDPTMLAAGVSQALITTAAGMIVAIPALVAYRYFQRRIIDINAQFETQAGLMIQELYDYHLLASTQPSTASSRTSIEDSIAQERSFGGLDSDKTSIAAV; this is encoded by the coding sequence ATGTGGGAGTTGGTAAAAGCAGGTGGCTGGCTAATGACACCTATCGTGGTCTGTTCTATATTAGCATTAGTTATCATTATTGAACGTAGCCATACACTACAGTTTAACAAAGTCGCTCCTAGCAGGTTACGTGAACAGCTAATAACTCGTTTACGTGAAAATGGCGATATTGGCCGTACACAATTGATGAATGTAAAAGAAAAGACGGCGCTTGGCGATATCTTGGCAACGGGTTTGCTATATCGTCAGTATGGGTTAGAGTCGATGGCAATGCACATGCAAAACCGTGCCAGCGTCCAAGTTCATCAGTTAGAAAAAAACATCAATATGTTAGGAACTATCGGTGCGATAGCTCCGTTACTTGGCCTATTAGGTACGGTATTAGGAATCATCTCGTCATTTTTGGCGATTACCGATGGTGCCATGCAAGATCCGACGATGCTAGCTGCTGGCGTGTCACAGGCACTAATCACTACCGCTGCAGGTATGATCGTTGCTATCCCTGCGCTGGTTGCTTATCGTTATTTTCAGCGCCGTATCATTGATATTAATGCTCAGTTCGAAACCCAAGCAGGGCTTATGATTCAAGAGTTATATGATTATCACTTGCTTGCTAGTACGCAGCCATCTACAGCTTCTAGCCGTACGTCAATAGAAGATAGTATTGCACAAGAACGTTCATTCGGTGGGTTGGATTCGGATAAGACTAGCATAGCGGCAGTGTAG